The Parambassis ranga chromosome 1, fParRan2.1, whole genome shotgun sequence genome includes a region encoding these proteins:
- the tmem178a gene encoding transmembrane protein 178A, translated as MPSNGNVGGNRANGSTCSGTGIGLVHVPAMERAGPATVTVSAVSLVLSVLSLLLLVTAISTDHWYETDTRRHKENCDRHGSDSNDQKNREMPIYHLPLVDTGSGGARQRDVALMKPVHVGSREEELLENWRAILGMGILETECGRPLFSTHSGLWRKCYFKGLDPDIDKLIDRGIADRCTAVKYHFSQPIRLRNIPLNLTRTIQQDEWHLLHLRRITAGFLGMAAAVLLCGSIVVSVGFFWEESLTQHVSGLLFLMAGIFCTISLCTYAASVTYDLSRNPPFIYGLPADVDHGYGWSICCAWASLGLTVASGCLGTMFPFFSQAGALRSKTARESSV; from the exons ATGCCTAGTAACGGGAACGTCGGCGGGAACCGAGCGAACGGGAGCACCTGCTCCGGGACCGGGATCGGCCTGGTTCATGTCCCGGCAATGGAGAGAGCAGGGCCCGCGACGGTGACGGTGTCCGCGGTAAGCCTCGTGCTTAGtgtgctgtccctgctgctgctggtcaccGCCATCTCCACCGACCACTGGTACGAGACGGACACCCGCAGACACAAGGAGAACTGCGACCGCCACGGATCCGACTCCAACGACCAGAAGAACCGCGAGATGCCCATCTACCACCTGCCGCTGGTGGACACCGGCAGCGGCGGTGCCCGGCAGCGGGACGTGGCGCTGATGAAGCCCGTGCATGtgggcagcagggaggaggagctgctggagaacTGGCGGGCCATCCTGGGGATGGGCATCCTGGAGACGGAGTGCGGCAGACCGCTGTTTTCCACACACTCCGGCCTGTGGAGGAAGTGCTACTTCAAGGGCCTGGATCCGGACATCGACAAGCTCATCGACCGGG gTATTGCGGATCGCTGCACAGCTGTGAAGTATCACttctctcagccaatcagactGAGGAACATCCCACTGAACCTGACCAGAACCATCCAGCAGGACGAGTGGCATCTTCTgc ACCTGCGGCGGATCACAGCGGGCTTCCTGGGCATGGCAGCGGCTGTCCTGCTTTGTGGGAGCATCGTTGTTTCGGTGGGTTTTTTCTGGGAGGAGAGTCTGACGCAACATGTCTCTGGATTGCTCTTCCTTATGGCAG GAATCTTCTGCACCATCTCTCTGTGCACATATGCAGCCAGTGTGACCTATGACCTCTCCAGGAACCCCCCCTTTATCTATGGCCTCCCAGCTGATGTTGATCATGGTTACGGCTGGTCTATCTGCTGCGCCTGGGCCAGTCTGGGTCTTACTGTGGCTTCTGGCTGCCTTGGTACCATGTTCCCATTCTTCAGTCAGGCTGGAGCACTGCGGTCCAAAACCGCCCGTGAGTCCTCTGTCTGA